TTTAGATTTAAGTCGGGAAAAATGTACGATGTACTGGGATTGCAGATCGACGTGGATAGAACTAAGAAGGAGTGGCCGAAGATGATATAATCAATATTGTAGAAGACCTAACAAGAATACATTAGGATGTTCAGTGTTGATCAATATTATTCAATCGATGCTATCAGTTGTTTTCTGACACAAATGCTGGGAAACCGAGATATTacaaatttttctaaaaaagtttATTAATAATTCAACTCATTAAGATAGAGCTGGACGGACAATAGAACCAGATCGAGCTAAGCTCGTGAATTTCAGCATTCCTCGCGAAGAATTATTTCATGTTTGTTGGATAATAAAGAGACACCAGTGAATGTACAGTGAAGTTCGTACAACATCTCGTTATTTTGATTCGAATAGTCATGCACGGCGTATTTCTCAAAACTATTTAAAagttttatcaaaactttattaCTTTTTGAATATGAAACATAGAATATTCAGGTGTAACGCGGTATGCGTAGGGGGATGTTAGTGTTGGTGCTGTAATTGGAGTCTTGAAAGATGTTATGAGctacaatttgaatgaaatatagtgGTATGCCTATCAGGttggatatttcctagcgtTCACATCTTTCCATCCGACTTCACACTACCAAGTGTCAAATCACCTGGAGAAATGTTGGCCCTGCGAATGAACGAATAGGTTAGTTGATTTCGAACTCTTCCGAATGCGATCATAATACTTATTCGAATTCTTCTTTCGCTCGTGCTGATCCTGCAGCGGGGTGCTTGCTCCCCAAGCGAACCTATTATGGCTCCACCACCGTGGCTTTCATCACTGAGCAGACCTAACAGACAGAGGAACCACATTAGAACGACCAGCTGCAGCTCTCCTCTTTGGCTGCCGCTGTTTCTAGATGACTTGATACGAGACTCGAGCAAAGCTAGGGGTAAAAGTTTCACATGAGAATAATTGAGACAGTTTTTAGGCAATATATGTGATGCTAACGCTTGCTGGTGGTGAGGTTAAACAACggcttttccaaaaaatatttagcgATTGCagtctaaaaaaaataacaaagagAAAAGAACGAACATTCGTTCCTATAATTTACAATCGTCTTATACTAATAAACTTGATGGGAGAACCTAACGACAAATCAATCGATGCaatttttcaaaacataaaTCAGGCAGTGAGAATTTGTATCAAGATTTcgcttgcccaaaaaaatatGACAATGATGAAACGAAGCACGTTATTATAAATAgtaataaaagaaaaagaacatccttcttcttcttcttcaatggcactaacgttcctagaggaacttcgccgtctcaacgtagtattacttgcgtcatttttattagtacttagttgagatttctatgccaaataacacgccttgaatgcattctgagtggcaagctctagaatacgcgtgatcacagtgtgcaagtcggaggaaatttctttgacgaaaaattcccccgaccagaacgggaatcgaacccgaacacccggcatgttagttatgacgctaaccactcgaccaaggGAGCacgaacaaaaacaaagaaCATCCACAACATATGAAATATGATCATGAGGAACGGTAATATATAGTACAAAACAGCATTAAATTTGAATGCTGCAAGAGATAACCATTTCTGCACTGGTAAATGCATTGTAAGAATCCAGTTCTATCGTAACATGTAAGAATTGATCTGTAGAATTCGATGCTTCCTAAGAAGTTCTAACGCTCATGGGACCACCTCGTTTCTGTTGGCACAATTTTTACGTGACGGAGGGTAGTGGCTCCTGCAGTCGGCTTTGCAGAGAAATATGTATCATTAGGATATTTGTCACCAGCCGGTTAGCTGTGTGACTATGAACCAAAAGAGTTCGCTGCATGTTTGGACAAATTTATTGTACGAATTGCTGCACAGCTGCATTTGGTTCGCCGTTGTTAATCACAGCGGCAGCGGCAACAATTCGACCGTTCTGATCACAAAGCGCCTTACGTTGATCCTGCAGTTTTTTTGCGGAGCAAAGCGTTCTGAATTATGGATTGGGTACGGAACTGCAGCTCACATTGGGATGGATAGTTGGGTTGGGTTGTTGCATTTGTGGTGGATCAGTTGCATTCTCAAcgttgtttttcattgtttctgTTGATTTTCACTGAGAATTTGTTGCTGAGTAATCATGCTACTGTTGACTTGATTTTGTGCTAGCATGTCAACTAATCGATTGGTGAGGCGTTGTTTGAAATATCTCCATCGAATTCACAAATTTTGTCCAGGCGAAAGGTAGGTCCTGCCGACACCCATTCTGGCTCTTCCTCGTTTGCTGTATCTTGGTGTCGTTGTTCATCTGCACTTATGTAGTTGTTTCGGTTGCTGAACTTGTAATTGCGACGGAACCTTGCTGCGAAATTTGACACAATAGGGTCATCTATTGCTACCGGACGGCGGTTGCAGAACAGGGACTGACTAGTCGTATAGCGAATAGGGCGGACACATGAGTTGCATGCCCGATAGTATGATAGCCGGCAATCTGCAATGTAGAATAGCCGGATCTTGTTCCTCTAGCGGAAGTTTATCTGCATTcaacaattttgaattattcAGAGTAAAAATCGTCTGCACATGTTTACAGAGATCTCACCTGCTTTATATCTCGTTTATAttcaaaactacaaaaaaaactacaacgtTGAGATAACTCTGTATCATAAATTGAACACGTTCGATACGTAAACACCTCCTGAT
The Toxorhynchites rutilus septentrionalis strain SRP chromosome 2, ASM2978413v1, whole genome shotgun sequence genome window above contains:
- the LOC129767246 gene encoding uncharacterized protein LOC129767246 — protein: MKNNVENATDPPQMQQPNPTIHPNTAIAKYFLEKPLFNLTTSKPLLESRIKSSRNSGSQRGELQLVVLMWFLCLLGLLSDESHGGGAIIGSLGEQAPRCRISTSERRIRIRPTFLQVI